The sequence aaacaacaacacagcggCTTCAGCCGTCTGAGACAGTAAGCATTtcaaatgcagggctctcaagttttgaagacaggcaagagtgacatttccaatCAGCACccccagctcatgtttgcgcgctgcggcacattaaaacattaaatggaCGAGTTTTTTTCATCGTGATAAATACGATAcgatgtggcgggagtgcgtgacttaagaccgaaatgcgtgagtctcacgctcaatgcgtgacacttgagagccctgcaaatgtATTACAATGAACTACAATCCAATGATAATTAGTCATGGCAGTCTCTTGTTCACGTGACCGCTGTAAAGTTTGCCGTGTTCCTCCGGTGCGACTGTAACAGGTTGCTGTCCCAGGAGTAGCTCCATGCTAATGCGACTCtccattcaaatatataatggTTTCTCCTGTACGCCAGTCGGCATGAACATataaatactgtggatattacgttacataACCGCAGTGAAAGAACGGTAAACTCTGAACAGAGGGTCACAGTGTCTTTTAATTCACGTCACATTCAAGTTACTGATGAAgctttacttttttacttttaaagttTATCGTCGCGAATATTAACTGTTATCATACAACAGTGAGTAATTATACTTGACGTTTGGTTTCATGCTTAAGTACTTTTTgagtcatttattttaatgcagGACTCTAATAAATATCAGTTAAATACTCTTTAATTTATACTTGTTAAAGACCATTTACACCATGATGTggtaataatatgtatattgtaAGATCTGTATACTTTAATCACCACTGTGATAAAGAATAGACTGTTGCATAAATATACTATTTAGCCACGACTCAGTATCTGAAAGTGGAAAGTGTGTTTTCACCCATAAAAGTGTAAGATAAGGCTTTTCTCTTCTGTAGGTCAGAATCAGTTATTCTACTCTTTGTCTTCATAGAACCATGTCGGCTGTCTCTGTCCCTGAAGTCCTCACCCACTACACCTGTGACCACGTGATAGTGAGGTGCCTGGCCCCCCGTGGAGGCAgttaaagaggaagaggactgaACTgagagaacttcacatattccaAACGTACGTGTCAATATTTACCTTACGTttacggcgttaacaggttacaCTTGCCAACATTACACCCTACTCATGTAAATACGCCACATGAGTTCTTTCAGAGGACACTTGTTGAATACCTCATGCAGGCAAATTACTGAGTAAAAGTGTCATTAGCTGATGAGCTCTTTAGGCTTCTGGACACCCGACTGAAGACGGGAGAGTTGTGTGGCTTTCTGCACAGATGGTAGGAGACCATGGAAGGGAATGGAATGCTGATCACGAGTGTCTCCAAATATGCTTCGGACATACTGTCATACACAGAGAAGCGCTAGCAGCAAGACAGATGTGCCGTGAACTACACTGTCAGCATGGTAAAGTTAATAAAAACAAGGTCTCTGAAAGCACCACTGGGTTCACTCTGTGAGGAGACGGAgacttcacctgttcacatgaAGCTCGGTGGTTGATGCATTTGGCCTATCTCAGCGACATATTTGGAAAACTGAATGAATTCAATGTTCATCTTCTCGGCCCAGAGCAGCAGCTTCCTCAGACCACACCAGGTTTCAATGAAGCTGAGATGTGGGTCAGGAGAATATTCATTCCTTTGGGAATCTGAGTGAATTTGAACTAATACTGATAcaacttgatggctcacacatatctgcactcattttgttttgcacgttattgttttgaaatgaAAGTTAGTGTAAAACTCtgacaaatatttgaacttgttttgttttgtttttcacaggttgcacttattctcttaaaaatatattcaaCGCCAATATATATTTCATGAACTCACGTTTACATGTCTCCTTACTAGGTGAATCTTTCCGACTCGACCTGTGACGACAGGAGGGAGACTTTGTGTTCCACCACATCCCAAGGCGTCGCTTCTGTGGGACTGACGCAGGGTCAAAACAGTCCTCATATTCACACTGGGTTCTATGGGCTACCTGTGAAGTCTTTTATGCCCTAGTCTGCCTTTTATGAGACGGAAAGAAACAGATGGGTCGGCTTAGGCGGCCCGAGAACGTCTGCGACCGTCGGAGTAAGCGTCTCTGAGTTAGACGTTTTGTCCTGCATGGAGTGATGCTGGAAATCATACTTTGCAAACAGTGCAGCACTTGCTGTGTATGGCACGAGACAACATGCATCAACATAATACCTTTGAAGTGATCTGATGAATTCACTTCATCAGGAGTTCAGTAACGTATGGTGGCGGCCGACAGGTTATACAAGTACTACCTTAGTTTACACGAGTGCAAACAACAGATGCAATCAGCTTATAATGTGAAAGATCATTTATTTCTAATATTGTACGttttccaaacaaaaaaactaaaagtaagTTTCCTTAGAAAACCCATTTGTCAGTTCCAAAAAATGAAAGATATCAAAACATTCATTGTGACACATTGTTTGTTCTCACATGATCAAAAAGTGTATGGCAGCTTACAATCAGCGAGATTTGTCCGGAGAGAATCCCTTGGCGATGTTCCGACAAGcagtaaccctcctgttatgttcgtttcttatatacagccgtgatgttcccgggtcaatttgacccggttaatgttgaatcatccaaaagtggtcagaaaccaacacattctaaaaactatattttgtacatcatcaccaacaacattactaacaattatatcagtttttagtggaattgagttatttaccccccccccatagatcagagttcaatcaggagcacacactcgttttaatgaaaaatacatattgaaaaaatctaaatctaaattacattaccataacatgtattttttcctaaatttcatttgcatttcatacgtttttttttcttcatgaggtgatgtagataaatagatatgatacacctgtgctgttcagggtcataatgacccgcccactaaaaatcaagccaaatgagtcataaaggatttgtattgaaagtaaacgttagttatgtttatttttagtgttaaaatGCAtacattatatgataaaagatgaccaaaggccagcacacagtcatcctacAGTGTGTTGGAGAATGCTAACAATAAAGTGTTGGTTTTGGAGGATCAGGAACACCCACCCGGATGgcactgactgaaagaaacagcggtagacttctactttacatttattagcgttttattcagaaatcaggatacaagtagacatcatgcatgggcCCCCCTCAGCCCAATACCTAGAGTATTCGGACCAGAGAGAGGTGCCTTAGCAGAGGGCGTGACGGTTTAAATAGTCATCATGACCAGTCctgattggtccagcgaagagagggcggtgtcttctcattggttcttcgtctctctgcctccatcgctgtcgctcattcattggtccttctcggcccgccaatgagagcatatgttgtgaaaaagtgtgggaagaaagatggaattcacatgtagcttcctgagctcgggagttttctaagatagtcttatctcttccgggTGGGATGCGCTCCGTCTAGGAGGTCGTTTATCAAAAGGGgcctcttcatgtgtgtgtgtgttgggtcagagagggggcatgtgtgtgtgttagtgaatccggatattaaatGCCCTAGCTTGGaccgttccttatcttatctgcgctcagtaaatgtctctgttgccttctcctgctctgagagtatatagagctctttgtatgtgatcacctccggaatgtacgtgatgcgggggaggggggctcacaaaacctcaccaagtgtcactgttatctttctttagatcagtcaagGCGCCAGATGCCCCGTTAAAGATTTTAACCTTCCTCCAGTCTTTTCCATCTtccacataatatttatgcaaacaatactaggctatgctaagctataatatatattctttacacctTCAAGAATGCAACCTGTCTCCGTGCCGTGAGTGAATTCAACGTACCGATGCGTTagaattagggctgtgaaacgattaaaaatagTAATCAGGTGTGGCAGgggggggtgcggaagcacggctgcagagggggaggaggcgggggcgTGGCTCGGGGAACGGTGCCGGAGTGGCAAAGTGACCGCAGCTGCGCCGAATTACGGGGGTGTTTCTGTCCAATATAGGGACAGAGCGAGCGAGGGAGCGGGAGGACAGGACCTGGCAGCAGAGCGGCAGCGTCCTGGGAGCTGGAGCTTGAATAAAGGATTGTTCTTCCTGGCAAACCCCGTTGTGCGTGTCCCTTTTGTGCCCGGAACCTCACGGTCGTGTACAAGTGGAGCCCAACTACGGAGGGCAGCATGGACACGCAAGCTCAGCAGGCGGGGGCACCGGGCCAGCCGCTCATAGCCTTAGGGCAGATGCTCGAAAGGATTACAGTGATGCAGCGCGAGGAGGCGGTAACAACCCGACAATTCCTGGGGCGCTGCGACCAAGCCCAAATGCACGGCGGCCCTGGAGCGGGTGCGGACCGACCAATCAGCGGCAGCTCCAGCACCAACGGGACCGTCAAGGCTGGCAGGGGTAATCATGCAGAAAATGACGGCGGAGGACGACGTACAGGCGTACCTCGAGACCTTCGAGGCTACGGCGGAGGCGTGCGGATGGCCGGCGGACGAGTGGGCGGTCCGTCTCTTGCCGCTGCTGGTCGGAGAGGCGCAGACAGCAGCACTGGGGCTACCCCCGGCAGCCAGGCGGGTCTTTGCGGACATCCGCAAAGCGGTGGTGGACAGGCTCGGCCTGTCCCCAGAAGACCACCGACGGAGGTTCCGGGAGGCCaagctggggcctgaggaccGACCGTTCGCTTTCGGCCAGCAGCTGAGGGATGCCGCAACCAGGTGGCTGCAACCCGGGGACTCCACACCGGCGCAGGCAGTAGTGGAGCTGATTGTCCTGGAGCAGTTTGTCGGCGGGCTCCCGGCCCGCACATCGGCTTGGGTCCGCTGCCATCGGCCGGGGGGGATGGAGGCCGCCATCACCCTGGCGGCAGGGGCGTGTCTAGGGGGTGGCCAGGGGTGGCACGTGCTACCCCTGGAATCTGATTGGCCACCCCAGGTGCCACCCCATATGCTAAACTATGATTGGCTATCTGCCCACGGAGGCGGGAACGTTTGAATTGTGTGACTACCgaactttcattttcaaccgACAAGAAGACATCAAGAGATTGCGGCTACTCGCTCCTGAAAGATGTGAGTAGCTAGAATTATTGATAACAGTTACACATAATGAGTCAGTGGTTTAAAAAGTTTGAACTGTAATAAGCTAAAACGTTTTTTGATTTTCACGATATGTGGTGCAGGTCTGTCATCATCGCGACTGTCGACAGTGTCGACTGACTCAGCTTGCTGCCTAGCAAACCTGTCCAGGATTCTTAGCTCCTGAAAGATGTGAGTAGACTTATTGATACACATGTGTGAATGGTTTAAAAGCTAAAACGTTTTCccatcttattttattatttcctgaCTCAGCTTACTAGCAAACCTGTCGTCATCATTGTTTGGTTATTGTCAACGATGCTAACGCTaacgctaatgctaacgctgatgctaacgctagctaactTAACGTTACAGTATGTAAATCTGTCTTGTATCTCTTCTAACTTTGTAACATTAGACCTGAGTAAGTTTTGCATGtcacattcatgcattcataattAGGCTAAATGTATTGTGCAAGATATAGTGACATGCATCATGACATGCGACTATTACAGTATGAAAAGAAATCAGAACATTCAGGGAttcttcaaaagaaagaaatccaaaacaacagagcaggacagagcagcagaagccaGCAGTGCTAGTCAGTCTGAGGATGAGAGCCAGCTTGACTCTGCTAGGGATGTACAGCAGGAGCCTCCAGCTTCAGCTGTACACATGGGTATGTAAAATCCTGATAGTTCCAGATTTCTCTTTAGTAAGCACTTATTTGATTGCCTTGATAATATCAATGACATTGTGGTTAATTGCCAGACATTGAAACTAAAGTTGACACTAACTTCTCAATTAGTGTAGAAGTGCAATagtcattatttcattttagtcATCTGGGTTGTAACATACCACTTAGCCTACTTACAAAAGGCTGATTTTATTATCATTCTGATGACAACGTATGTGTTTTTGTAGACTCAGACAAGGATACTGGTGATGAAGGCCCTTCATCTTCACTTGCACATCAGGGTATGTAATGTATGCATCTTTATAAAACTATCTGCTATGACTTGAGATGTTTCACTTTTGCTATACTTATAGTGGCTTATACTGAGATTCAGGGCAAAGCCCTATTTTTAACAATACAGGTGTGAAAAGCTAAATATGACTAAtttgacatacaaataaattgatacAACTGTTAAAATCCTATATTACTTCAGGTGTGTCAAGTCAGCCACTCTCTGACAATGACACTGACACTGAGAACCATCCAGCAGTACCTGCAGGCCATGCAGTGACACGTGGGGATGGTGATGCAGCAGCCCTTGTGGccccacctggacctcatggtatgccttaatatttcatatgaaatatattgtacTTAATTCAATTTTTCATCTGTACTAATGCCCCAATGAGCACTTCTGTCCCAACAAGTACATGACACTGATCCAATTCTCATGCTTTTGTcactttcagatatttcacagtcAAGAGCAGCAGGTCCCTCTCAGCCTCGTTTAAAGGTTTTTCCAAGAACCCTCCaaggtgagaagaggagggcgTTCAATCCAGTGTGGTTTAACCACAATTCCTGGCTTGAATACTCACAAAGCAAAGATTCAGCCTACTGTTACGCATGCAGACACTTCTCCCTGCCTGGCGCGTCAGAATCTGTTTTCTCCTCAGAATCAGGCTTTTCACACTGGAAAAAAGCAACGTACAAAGATGCTGGCTTTAAGTTGCATGAGAAATCTGAGTCTCACATTAATGCCATGTTTGCTTGGAATGAGCACAAGAGGCTATTGCTTACAGATTCTTCTATCTTAGATATGATTAACAAAGAGTACAAAAAGAAAGTTGAAGAGAATCGCAGTTACATTAAAACAGTTGCAGATGTACTGCTTTTGACAGCAACACAGAATATAGCACAAAGAGGTCACCGTGAATCGGAAGAATATGACAACAAAGGGAATTTCTTAGGAATTCTAGAAATGATCGCTAAACACAATCCTATGGTAGCCCAAAAAATGAAGGGACAAcgcaatgcaaaatacacaagCAATACCATACAGAATGAAATTCTGCAGTGCTTAGCAAGTATGGTGCGTGATGAGATtgtgaaggaagtgaaggagagtgTGGTATTCTCTGTCATTGCTGATGAAACCAAAGATCTGAAAAGAAGGAGCAGCTGTCATTAGTAGTTAGGTATTACTACAACGGGGCTGTGCATGAAAGCTTTCTTGATTTCCAACATGCCCAACATCTAGATGCTAAGGGCTCAGCGAAATGATCATCCAGTGTTTAGAAAGATATGGCCTTCAGTACAAAGAAAATCTTGTTGGACAAGGTTATGATGGGGCCTCAGTGATGAGTGgcaaacacacaggtgtggcAGCCAGAATTAAGACAGAGGCTAAACATGCGTTTTATGTCCACTGTAATGCGCACTGTCTGAACCTGGTCTTAGTTGACACTGTGAAGTCAGTTCCAGAGGCTGATTGCTTCTTCTCACTGCTTGAGAAGCTCTATGTGTACATGTCAGGATCTTATGTGCACCAGAAATGGCTGGATGTTCAAAAGGAGATGTATGGGGCCAGCCTAGGAGTTACAAAAACTTAGTGACACAAGATGGGCATGTAGAGCATTGGCTTGCAGGAACTTCATGGATAGGTTaccagctgtgttgtgtgtccttcAAAATATAAGCGAAGAAAATCATAGAGACAGATCCACTGATGCTCGAGGTTTGCTTGCACAGATTGACCTCACATTCATATCCCTCCTTGCAACCTTCCGAAAACTGTTCGAAACACAAAGCTGCTTTCTGACCTGCTACAGTCACCCTCAGTTGATTTAGCTATGgcagtagacatggtggagtcaCTTCACGATACACTTCAGGAGTACAGGACTGAGACATTTTGTGATCAACTGTGGCATGACATAGTAGAGACAGCCAAACAGTGTAATATAGCTGTTGAGAATAGTGAGAAGAAGAGATCACAAAAGTTAGCTCCAAACTTGGTGGGTCTTATGTGACATGTACTATAGGCCTGCGGAAGGGTAATGATGACAAAGATACATTCAGACAGAGACTACTCTACCCCATCCTTGACTCCATGATTGGTGAATTGGAAAGAAGGTTCTCAAAACCTAACTGTTTTATAATGAAGGGTTTACAGGCCCTAAACCCTAAAAGCAGTACATTCCTTCAAGACAACCAAGTATTTGGCTTGGGTGAAATGTATGGTTGTGATCAAGAAGATCTTACTCATGAGCTTCACCAGGCTAGGAGAATTTTGAAAAGGAAGGCTGAGAGTGGGGCAAGAGAGTTGGCAAGCATTCTagacttgactgtgtttttagaACCGTACCAAGAGGTGTTTCATGAGCTCTTCAGGCTGTGCAAAATAGCTGTAGCCCTTCCAGTCAGCAGTGCTGCCTGTGAGCGGAGCTTTTCTGCTCTAAAGCTAATTAAAAACCATTTGAGGACAACAATGGTAGATAGCAGGCTAAGCCATTTAGGTGTGCTAAGCATCGAGTCAAGAAGAGCTAAGGCATTGAACATGGATGACTTTATAAAACTGTTTGCAAGCCAACACAAGAACAGGAGAATTcaactgttttaaatgtatctggGCTGTTTTTTgttggcactttactttatactgtgacagttttaattgtatttattttattggcactttactttatactgtgaCCGTTTTCAATATTGTTggcattattactttattttaagtttgttgGCACTTACTCTGAGaatgtgcattttcttttgtatatacagtactgtacaagttgttaaagaataaaatatggaagttttatattacatttgtatggTGTCACTCTGTTGAGATTGGTAGGTCTGtttatcttttaaattaaactttaaacacaggaatgtaagacactataaagtaattaaagtagATATGGATAGTAGAGACAAAAATGGTAAATTAATGCTATTCCGTGCCCCCCGCCCCGATGTGCACTCGTACTTCATGCCACCCCTACATAAGTCAGTTCCCCACTTGGGCcaccccagtcaaaaaggtctggacacgccactgcctggcggaggaccacctggcggtccaTGGCCCAGGGAAGGGGGATGGCGATCGACCGCCGTCTACGGGCCGGCCGATGCCCGGCCAACGAAGGAGGCTGCCTCCGCAGCAACCGTCACGGCCGGTGCCGTGGCCGACAACCCGCCCTCGGATCCCCGAGCCGGGGTCCTCGACCGGTCCCGGTACTCTTCCTGACCCACAGGGGGTATTTCAAGcgccagggcaggagtgctGGAGATGCGGGCAGCCCGGGCACTTCCGGAGGGAGTGTCcgttgatggaggtgggccaggtgatccgggttgccggctcgcCAGCCTCTTCCCCAGGTCCGGGACCGACGTACCGCGttccggtaagaatccaggggggtatacaccaggcaatggtggattcgggCTGTacgcagtctatgatccaccagagcctggttcgaccgggggcattggtggaggcgtCGTGGGTGAAGAtacggtgtgtgcatggggacattcacgagtatcctatGGTGGCGGTGGAAATTAgatacggggggaaaaagcatagcgtaaaggtcgcggttagctcgCCTTACGCACCTTAATCTTGGGGATCGATTGGCCGGGGTTTAATAAATTAGTGGGGAAGGCAGCGGGGGTGCGTTcgcggcagacagggtcatgcgatgtgtgcgccgtgcgcagcggtgacgcgaggttgtccgacactgcaggcGGGGAGGGGAACCGGAggagcctcctatggcgactcctccggctccgagtttcactccatggaagattttccactcgagcagtctcgggacgatactctcgctcagcctttgaccaagtgatacaattgatggtcagctggtgcgcctgacgcagcgcagacatatccgcacttcataTTGATTAGGGACaggctgtacagagtgagccgtgacactcacacagggcaggcaagcacccagttgctggtgccaaAAGCCGCCGGAAATGGtgttccaggcggctcactataacccaatGGCTGgccacatgggatatgataaaactctggacggaTAATGGCCCGATTTTATtggcgggcatccgggcggatgtgcgccggtggtgtgcgtcctgccggagtgtcaattggtaaaccctccggccattccgagggcaccgttGCGccgctgccattaatggaggtgcCATTCGGCGTATCgcgatggacctcatcgggccatttcaccggagtgcacgcggatatcgctttgtgttagtcttcgtggattacgcaacacgttatccggaggcggtgccattgcgcaacatttccgcaaagagtgtcgcgcaggcgctgtttcaggtcatctcccgagtgggaatcccgaaagagattctgactgaccagggcacccagttcatgtcaagaacactgagagaactttacgggttactgggcatcaagtctattcggaccagtgtgtaccacccccAGActgacggtctggtggagcgtctgaataaaactttgaaatccatgatccgtaaatttattaatgatgatgaacgtaattgggataaatggcttgacgctctgttgtttgcagtacgggaggttccccaggcctccacgggattttctccctttgaactgttgttcGGTAGGACTCcgcggggggtgctcgacctcattaaggaaaactgggaggaggggccaagcaccagtaaaaacgagatccaacacgtcctggacctgcgagcaaagctccacaccctgggtcagctgtcacgtgagaatttgctccaggcccaggagcgtcagcagcggctgtacaacagaggggccaggctgagacaattcacaccgggagagaaggtacttgtattgcttccttcttccagctctaaactcctcgccaagtggcaagggccctttgtggtcacacggcgagtgggggatgtcgactatgaggtggtgcgttctgacaggggcggagctacacagatttaccacctcaacctcctaaaggcatggagggaggcagagtcggtttctctggtgtcctcggtattggagagagaggagctggggcccgaggtcccaaaatccactaatccggcctcgctcctttgtgaagaccgtctctccgggacccagaaaacagacattgccaggttgcaaaagcagtttgctgatgtgttctctctccttccaggacgcaccaacctcatagagcaccagaTTGAGACGCCTCCAGGCGTGGCGGTGCGGTCGcggccctacaggttacctgaacacaagagaaaggtggttcagcgggaattagcggccatgctgaaaatgggggtaatagaagagtcccacagtgcctggtgtagtcccattgttcttgtggtcaagaaggatgggtctattcggttctgcgtggactatcgcagggtgaacgatgtgtcacggttcgatgcgtACCCAATGCCCGGGTCGcgaactcctggaccgactgggcactgcatgtttctttacgacactggatttaaccaagggctactggcagattcctctgtcgccagagtctaaggaaaaaacggccttctccactccgtttgggttgtaccaattcaccacgcttccctttgggttgttcggggccccggccacctttcaacgcctcatggaccgggtgctgcgtccacACGCGGCATATgcggccgcctacctggatgatgtgatcatacacagcaccacctgggcggagcatatgcagcgggtcggcgcggtgctggagtccctgaggcaggcggggcttacggccaacccggggaagtgtgcagttggacggagggaggtacggtatctggggtaccacttgggcgccgggcaggtgcgccctcaggtggacaagaccgccgccatcgcagcctgtccggcccaagactaaaaaagaggtaaGGCAGTTCTTGGGGCTGGcaggctattacaggcggttcatcccgaacttcgcagagctgaccagccccatgactgacctgacccggaaaggtgcctcagatccggtccagtggacggagcagtgCCAGTTGGCGCTTGAAAAGGTGaaacaagctctctgtg comes from Pseudoliparis swirei isolate HS2019 ecotype Mariana Trench chromosome 20, NWPU_hadal_v1, whole genome shotgun sequence and encodes:
- the LOC130210767 gene encoding uncharacterized protein LOC130210767, with product MTCDYYSMKRNQNIQGFFKRKKSKTTEQDRAAEASSASQSEDESQLDSARDVQQEPPASAVHMDSDKDTGDEGPSSSLAHQGVSSQPLSDNDTDTENHPAVPAGHAVTRGDGDAAALVAPPGPHDISQSRAAGPSQPRLKVFPRTLQGEKRRAFNPVWFNHNSWLEYSQSKDSAYCYACRHFSLPGASESVFSSESGFSHWKKATYKDAGFKLHEKSESHINAMFAWNEHKRLLLTDSSILDMINKEYKKKVEENRSYIKTVADVLLLTATQNIAQRGHRESEEYDNKGNFLGILEMIAKHNPMVAQKMKGQRNAKYTSNTIQNEILQCLASMVRDEIVKEVKESVVFSVIADETKDLKRRSSCH